From a region of the Apteryx mantelli isolate bAptMan1 chromosome 20, bAptMan1.hap1, whole genome shotgun sequence genome:
- the LOC136993796 gene encoding scavenger receptor cysteine-rich type 1 protein M130-like produces GRVEMLLHGTWVRVLDDQWDVNDASVVCRQLQCGEAERAYNLSKPERGTGPVGLRRVQCAGKETRLTLCNTSLPEAVPEGIAEDVGVVCSGSQRVRLVNGAGRCAGRVEIYYKGTWGTICDNSWDLSDATVVCRQLGCGVAMEAPGSAHYGEGSGQIWLDEVNCSGGEAALWDCPAEAWGQHDCRHKEDAGVVCSEFTALRLEKSDGCSGCPQVFYNGTWGSVCSNSMTADTMSLVCKQLGCGDEGFPETDLPYGRVSGPTWLDRVQCGKMNSSFWQCPFAPWKLQSCDYQQDETRIICSGSHLYLMDFVMPLMTSEACPPASPLPSC; encoded by the exons gggcgagtggagatgctgctgcacggaacgtgggtcagagtcctggatgaccagtgggatgtgaacgatgccagcgtggtgtgccggcagctccagtgcggagaggcagagcgagcctacaaccTGTCGAAGcctgagcgagggacgggccccgtggggctgagaagggtccagtgtgcagggaaggagactcgcctgaccctctgcaacacctcccttCCTGAGGCAGTGCCGGAAGGAATTGCAGAagatgtgggagtggtttgctcag ggagccagcgggtccggctggtgaacggggcagggcgctgtgctgggagagtggagatctactacaagggcacctgggggaccatcTGCGAcaactcctgggacctgtccgacgccaccgttgtttgccgccagctgggctgtggggtggccatggaggCGCCCGGCTCTGCTCATTACGGGGAAGGCTCTgggcagatctggctggacgaggtgaactgctccgggggtgaagctgctctctgggactgccctgccgaggcctgggggcagcacgactgcaggcacaaagaggacgcaggagtcgtctgctcag agttcacagccctgaggctggagaagagcgacGGCTGCTCTGGGTGCCCGCAGGTGttctacaatgggacgtgggggagtgtttgctccaactcgaTGACTGctgacaccatgtccctggtgtgcaaacagctgggctgtggagatgaagggttccCTGAAACAGACCTGCCGTATGGCAGGGTATCTGGCCCCACATGGCTGGATCGTGTTcagtgtgggaagatgaacagctccttttggcagtgcccctttgctccctggaagctgcagtcatgtgaTTACCAACAAGATGAGACTCGCATCATctgcagtg